A single region of the Sphingobium sp. EP60837 genome encodes:
- a CDS encoding tetratricopeptide repeat protein has translation MPFFLSLLLLTPQAYDPETEAVLNRPKRARAAPVAPSTPPSAQPAAADGRIPVPEKFAKPFQACLDQALESPDQGIAFAQKWRLEGGGFYARHCMGFAYARAERWAPAIVAFEQAADEAERGGEMAQSARLWAQAGNAALAAGDPAKARSGFDAALARGLPDGIEKGETHLDRARALVALGDAKAARESLDVALTQAPQDPLAWLLSATLARRSGELKLAQAHIARAVQLSPDDASVALEEGNIAVLTDHADIARSAWQRAVKLAPQSSAGKAAADNLTRLPAATPPPR, from the coding sequence ATGCCTTTCTTCCTCTCGCTCCTCCTCCTGACCCCGCAAGCCTACGATCCGGAAACGGAAGCAGTCCTGAACCGCCCGAAAAGGGCGAGAGCCGCGCCCGTCGCGCCCTCCACTCCGCCATCCGCGCAGCCTGCCGCCGCGGACGGCCGTATTCCTGTCCCGGAAAAATTCGCCAAGCCGTTTCAGGCGTGCCTTGACCAAGCGCTGGAATCTCCCGACCAGGGCATCGCTTTCGCGCAAAAATGGCGGCTGGAGGGGGGCGGCTTCTACGCCCGCCATTGCATGGGCTTCGCCTATGCCCGTGCCGAGCGGTGGGCGCCCGCTATCGTCGCCTTCGAACAGGCTGCGGATGAAGCCGAACGGGGCGGGGAGATGGCCCAGAGCGCACGCCTTTGGGCACAGGCCGGTAACGCCGCCCTGGCGGCTGGCGACCCGGCGAAGGCGCGCAGCGGCTTCGACGCGGCGCTGGCGCGAGGTCTGCCCGATGGCATTGAAAAGGGCGAGACCCATCTTGATCGCGCCCGCGCCTTGGTCGCCCTCGGCGACGCCAAGGCCGCTCGCGAATCCCTTGATGTCGCGCTGACGCAAGCGCCGCAGGACCCGCTTGCCTGGCTCTTGTCCGCCACGCTGGCCCGCCGATCGGGAGAATTGAAGCTTGCCCAGGCGCACATCGCGCGCGCGGTGCAGTTGTCGCCCGATGACGCATCCGTCGCGCTGGAGGAGGGCAATATCGCCGTCCTCACCGATCATGCCGATATCGCCCGTTCGGCCTGGCAGCGCGCCGTGAAGCTGGCGCCCCAGTCCTCTGCGGGGAAGGCGGCTGCCGACAATCTCACCCGCCTGCCTGCCGCAACCCCGCCGCCGAGGTGA
- a CDS encoding tyrosine-type recombinase/integrase yields the protein MFRYAIATGRVEHDLSAKLRDALTTPKGKHLAAITNSQQVGPLMRAIEAFDGHAVPRAALRLAPHVFVRPGELRHAEWAKIDFDKALWCIPAEKMKNAPTPSRTVVEAVAGNPCFHSEGHWGREVCISRLPVYEAPDVRERFERSAA from the coding sequence GTGTTTCGCTACGCAATCGCCACCGGGCGGGTAGAGCATGACCTATCGGCCAAGCTGCGAGATGCGCTGACTACCCCTAAGGGCAAGCATTTGGCCGCCATCACCAACAGTCAGCAGGTCGGACCGCTCATGCGGGCGATCGAGGCCTTTGACGGCCATGCGGTCCCACGGGCAGCTCTGCGACTTGCGCCTCATGTTTTCGTCCGCCCCGGCGAGCTACGTCACGCCGAATGGGCCAAGATCGATTTCGACAAGGCGTTGTGGTGCATCCCGGCGGAAAAGATGAAAAATGCGCCGACCCCATCGCGTACCGTTGTCGAGGCAGTCGCTGGCAATCCTTGCTTCCATTCAGAAGGTCACTGGGGCAGGGAAGTTTGTATTTCCCGGCTTCCAGTCTATGAAGCGCCCGATGTCCGAGAACGCTTTGAACGGAGCGCTGCGTAG
- a CDS encoding FAD-binding protein, which produces MDYTEKTAATHLPVDPWHLRPPAPVPLAGQPISQWGLAIDAPLRLDDPERHAWDDEADMIVVGLGGAGVAAALDGLGRGLSVIALDLYEGGGSTAANGGVYYAGGGTSIQQEAGVEDDPASMEEYLRFEVGNVVSAETLRDFCQSSAETFEWLRQHGAPFSATLYAKKTSYPPLDKFLYHPDSSLAGPFRDLTRPAARGHRTVHRNGKNPFGLGVGIYAPLKAAALARGLKFHTHSDVRQVAVDADGRVIGVRAERLADPVVRERHSRLIAKANKWMTMLPSTLPGAQLTVAIGYRYLAKAEALAADARTSLWLRARKGVVLSAGGFICNPEMVRHFAPHCSAGLPNGTLGDNGSGIMLGVSAGGQTGLMERVSGWRFLSPPHAWGRAMVVDGEGRRYLNETWYGARIGDEMLERHDGRAYIIMDRKLWRQALKDAFGEGVLSFQRDITLVNCLVGATKAATPADLAAKMGFSREVFASSLDKYNRAARGDIADPFHKAPDEMAELTTGPFYAVDASTDARLFPLSCMTVGGLLVDEATGAVKGLSGGPVPGLYAAGRSAVGICSNLYVSGLSFADCIYSGRRAAKAIAAAGIYASGPHVASLS; this is translated from the coding sequence TTGGACTACACCGAGAAAACGGCAGCGACACACTTGCCGGTTGATCCGTGGCACCTGCGCCCGCCTGCTCCGGTTCCCCTTGCCGGTCAGCCGATCAGCCAGTGGGGCCTCGCCATCGATGCGCCGCTTCGGCTCGACGACCCGGAGCGGCATGCCTGGGACGACGAAGCCGACATGATCGTCGTGGGCCTGGGCGGCGCGGGGGTCGCGGCCGCGCTCGACGGCCTTGGACGAGGCCTGTCCGTCATCGCGCTCGACTTGTATGAAGGCGGTGGCTCCACCGCGGCCAATGGCGGCGTCTATTATGCCGGAGGGGGCACATCGATCCAGCAGGAAGCTGGCGTGGAGGACGATCCGGCGAGCATGGAAGAGTACCTGCGCTTCGAAGTCGGCAATGTGGTCTCGGCCGAGACCTTGCGCGATTTCTGCCAGTCCAGCGCCGAGACCTTCGAATGGCTCCGGCAGCACGGCGCGCCGTTCAGCGCCACGCTCTATGCCAAGAAAACCAGCTACCCGCCGCTCGACAAGTTCCTCTACCACCCCGACAGCAGCTTGGCCGGCCCGTTCCGCGATCTCACCCGGCCGGCGGCCCGGGGGCATCGGACGGTCCACCGCAACGGCAAGAACCCGTTCGGTCTCGGCGTGGGCATCTACGCACCGCTGAAAGCAGCGGCGCTGGCGCGAGGTCTGAAATTTCATACGCATTCCGACGTTCGCCAAGTGGCGGTCGATGCCGACGGCCGGGTCATCGGCGTCCGGGCCGAGCGGCTCGCCGATCCCGTCGTTCGCGAGCGCCACTCGCGGCTCATCGCCAAGGCGAACAAGTGGATGACCATGCTACCCTCGACTCTGCCCGGCGCGCAGCTGACCGTCGCGATCGGCTATCGCTACCTCGCCAAGGCAGAAGCGCTCGCGGCCGACGCGCGCACCAGCCTGTGGCTGCGTGCCCGAAAGGGGGTCGTCCTGAGCGCGGGGGGCTTCATCTGCAACCCCGAGATGGTCCGGCACTTCGCCCCGCATTGCTCGGCCGGCCTGCCCAACGGCACTCTGGGTGACAATGGCAGCGGCATCATGCTGGGCGTCTCGGCCGGCGGGCAGACCGGCCTGATGGAGCGCGTGTCCGGATGGCGCTTTCTCTCGCCGCCGCACGCCTGGGGCCGGGCCATGGTGGTGGACGGAGAAGGCCGGCGCTACCTCAACGAGACCTGGTACGGCGCCCGCATCGGTGACGAGATGCTCGAGCGGCATGATGGCCGGGCCTATATCATCATGGACCGTAAGCTATGGCGGCAAGCCTTGAAGGACGCCTTCGGCGAAGGCGTGCTGAGCTTCCAACGCGACATCACCTTGGTGAATTGCCTGGTCGGCGCGACCAAGGCGGCCACGCCGGCGGACCTCGCGGCCAAGATGGGCTTCTCGCGGGAGGTATTCGCAAGTTCGCTGGACAAGTACAATCGCGCCGCGCGCGGGGACATCGCAGACCCATTCCACAAGGCGCCCGACGAGATGGCCGAACTGACCACCGGTCCGTTCTACGCAGTCGATGCCTCCACCGACGCGCGCCTGTTCCCGCTCTCCTGCATGACGGTCGGCGGCCTGCTCGTGGACGAGGCGACCGGCGCGGTCAAAGGGCTGTCTGGCGGACCCGTTCCCGGCCTCTATGCTGCGGGGCGCAGCGCGGTCGGCATCTGCTCCAACCTCTACGTCAGCGGTCTCAGCTTCGCCGACTGCATCTATTCGGGTCGCCGGGCGGCCAAGGCGATTGCCGCAGCAGGAATCTATGCCTCAGGCCCTCACGTTGCGAGCCTATCTTGA
- a CDS encoding MlaA family lipoprotein, whose protein sequence is MLLPGLAAGMLMMGAQAARLDAPAPELSPLVDVASARAALGIAVAPPSANGADDQIHDIVVTGAERAPPGDPFENLNAKSFEAVQSVDRAVVEPVAKAYNKGLPKPVRKSFRNFFANLQEPVVFAAYMLQLKPGKAMETAGRFTINSTLGVAGLFDMAKRKPFFLRYRPNGLANVLGYYGVGPGPYMYLPIVGPTTLRDIIGDTVDKMAVPFLIGKPFTKPAYVIPATILNQLGERAAFDDTVQQIRKEDDPYAAYRDLYLEQRKAEIEALHGRTSGDVSPVYGRRMGEDDAARQ, encoded by the coding sequence ATGCTGCTACCGGGCCTGGCCGCGGGAATGTTGATGATGGGTGCGCAGGCGGCGAGGCTGGATGCACCGGCACCCGAACTTTCGCCACTGGTGGATGTGGCAAGCGCCAGAGCCGCTTTGGGTATAGCCGTAGCTCCTCCTTCGGCGAACGGCGCGGACGACCAGATCCATGACATCGTCGTGACCGGCGCAGAACGGGCTCCGCCTGGAGACCCGTTTGAAAATCTTAATGCGAAAAGCTTCGAGGCGGTTCAGTCCGTGGACAGAGCAGTGGTCGAGCCAGTGGCGAAAGCCTATAATAAGGGCCTGCCCAAGCCAGTCCGCAAAAGCTTTCGCAACTTCTTCGCCAACTTGCAGGAACCGGTGGTCTTCGCGGCTTATATGCTGCAGCTGAAGCCCGGCAAGGCAATGGAAACAGCCGGGCGCTTCACCATCAACTCGACGCTAGGCGTCGCTGGGCTGTTCGACATGGCAAAGCGCAAGCCCTTTTTCCTGCGCTATCGTCCCAACGGTCTGGCCAATGTGCTGGGCTATTATGGCGTTGGACCAGGTCCCTACATGTATCTGCCGATCGTTGGACCGACTACTTTGCGGGATATCATCGGCGACACCGTGGACAAGATGGCAGTGCCTTTCCTGATCGGAAAGCCATTCACTAAACCAGCCTATGTCATTCCGGCGACGATCCTCAACCAGCTTGGCGAGCGTGCCGCCTTTGACGACACCGTCCAGCAGATCCGCAAGGAAGATGATCCCTATGCTGCCTATCGCGACTTGTATCTGGAGCAGCGCAAGGCTGAGATCGAGGCGCTCCATGGACGCACCAGCGGTGATGTGTCACCGGTTTACGGGCGACGGATGGGAGAAGATGACGCAGCCCGGCAGTAG
- a CDS encoding TetR/AcrR family transcriptional regulator C-terminal domain-containing protein, with protein MGGTILAAAEAAFLKFGFSKASIQAIAAAAGTSKQTVFARFGSKERLFIEVSNALLRERFSAEPSRGAPVRDKLIEVAAQALDAMLDPKMVMMFSIIMGEAKRFPELARLADEDSTFPGRERMLAIIAEAAAAGEVRCTDPRRAMLMLQDMVLSSPLRAAIAGADDMPADARRNWVTDAVDIFMDGLRSSN; from the coding sequence TTGGGGGGTACTATCCTCGCTGCTGCCGAGGCGGCTTTCCTTAAGTTCGGCTTCAGCAAGGCGAGCATTCAAGCGATCGCGGCAGCCGCTGGCACAAGCAAGCAAACCGTGTTCGCGCGCTTCGGCAGCAAGGAGCGGCTGTTCATCGAGGTGAGCAACGCCCTGCTTAGGGAGCGCTTCTCAGCCGAACCGAGCCGAGGCGCGCCGGTGCGAGACAAGCTGATCGAGGTGGCCGCGCAAGCCTTGGATGCCATGCTCGATCCCAAGATGGTGATGATGTTCAGCATCATCATGGGCGAGGCCAAGCGATTTCCCGAGCTTGCGCGCTTGGCCGATGAAGATTCGACTTTCCCCGGACGAGAACGGATGCTGGCGATCATCGCCGAGGCCGCCGCAGCGGGCGAAGTGCGGTGCACCGATCCGCGCCGGGCGATGCTGATGTTGCAGGACATGGTTCTGAGTTCTCCACTCCGGGCGGCCATCGCCGGCGCGGACGACATGCCGGCGGACGCGCGGCGCAACTGGGTGACCGACGCGGTCGATATCTTCATGGACGGTTTGCGGTCTTCCAATTGA
- the yaaA gene encoding peroxide stress protein YaaA, translated as MIVLLSPAKTLDFERALPPLTVTAPHFAEEACSLARSAANLSQKRLAELMHISPRLAKLNADRFRDFSDLPQRQALYAFAGDVYTGFEVDTLDEAGVAFAQDHVRMLSGLYGLLRPLDVIRPYRLEMGTRWAPRHRKLTDWWGDRIAALLRAQVAEEGSGVVLNLASQEYFAAVEGRLEGLRVIHVDFREPGANGPRFVSFNAKKARGMMARWMCEHHITDVEAMRGFDSDEYRFDPAESDAVHWRFIRS; from the coding sequence ATGATCGTTCTGCTATCTCCAGCGAAGACGCTCGACTTCGAGCGTGCGTTGCCGCCCCTGACGGTTACTGCGCCGCATTTTGCGGAGGAGGCGTGCAGCCTCGCCCGTTCGGCGGCAAATCTGTCGCAGAAGCGGCTTGCAGAGCTGATGCATATTTCGCCGCGCCTCGCGAAACTCAATGCCGACCGCTTTCGTGATTTCTCCGATTTACCGCAAAGGCAGGCGCTCTATGCTTTTGCCGGTGACGTATATACCGGCTTCGAGGTTGACACGCTCGACGAGGCCGGCGTCGCTTTTGCACAGGATCATGTGCGGATGCTATCGGGGCTGTATGGGTTACTCCGGCCTCTTGACGTCATTCGACCCTATCGTCTGGAAATGGGAACCCGGTGGGCGCCCCGCCACAGAAAGCTGACCGACTGGTGGGGCGATCGAATTGCCGCGCTGCTGCGGGCGCAGGTCGCGGAAGAGGGATCGGGTGTCGTGCTCAATCTGGCCAGCCAAGAATATTTCGCGGCTGTCGAAGGCAGGCTCGAGGGCCTGCGCGTGATCCACGTTGATTTTCGCGAGCCGGGTGCCAACGGGCCTCGTTTCGTGAGCTTCAATGCGAAGAAGGCGCGGGGCATGATGGCGCGGTGGATGTGTGAACACCACATAACCGACGTTGAGGCCATGCGCGGCTTCGACAGTGACGAATATCGGTTCGACCCGGCTGAGAGCGACGCTGTGCATTGGCGTTTCATCCGGTCCTGA
- a CDS encoding GH39 family glycosyl hydrolase, whose amino-acid sequence MNRRDFVAGAGAALTLGTATRGIAQAVAAPEILRVTIGSAIAGPLKHIWNAVGSDRAAITMRESWRRDIDQARKEIDLNYVRFHGILNDELGVYVSTLQRSSARTPNFKNVAEVYDGLVERDLSPIIELSFMPKKLAAGSSVFGYYRGINTPPTSYEDWGKFIGDFARFLVERYGIEKVARWPIEVWNEPNLAPWFWSGTQADYFKLYKSAAVAVKGIDQRLQVGGPATSATSWIPEFLAFCKAENAPVDFVSTHVYPGDAQKELFGSDLKLSVNDVVPEAVRRARAKVRASAFPNLPLYIDEWASDSPAMIAHVLANVLGEADMMSHWTLSGTYEELGPTDYLLQDGAMGFGMMNRGIPRPNYNTYRLLHALGDQRLVANGPTLASRRRDGRLAALVWNLAETSQPAGIPGANPARTVVGSAKRMVVSLPDLKPGQAIKVRYVDQERGSFVSAWHAMGSPKLPTLAQIATLRRASEIAPAQTVRLGPKRELQFDLPAEGVALIES is encoded by the coding sequence ATGAACCGCAGGGATTTCGTGGCAGGAGCTGGCGCCGCCCTAACTCTGGGTACAGCCACGCGTGGGATCGCGCAGGCCGTGGCCGCGCCTGAAATTCTCCGCGTCACCATAGGCTCCGCTATTGCCGGCCCGCTGAAGCACATTTGGAATGCGGTTGGTAGCGATCGTGCGGCCATAACGATGCGAGAAAGCTGGCGCCGAGACATCGATCAGGCTCGCAAAGAAATTGATCTAAACTATGTTCGTTTCCATGGGATCTTAAACGACGAACTCGGCGTATATGTCTCGACGCTACAGCGGAGCAGCGCCCGTACTCCCAATTTCAAGAATGTCGCCGAGGTGTACGACGGGCTGGTAGAACGTGACCTGTCCCCAATCATCGAGCTGAGCTTTATGCCGAAAAAGCTAGCCGCGGGGTCGAGCGTTTTCGGCTACTACCGTGGCATCAACACACCGCCCACCAGCTACGAAGATTGGGGCAAATTCATTGGTGATTTCGCCCGCTTCCTGGTGGAACGCTATGGGATCGAGAAAGTCGCTCGATGGCCGATCGAGGTCTGGAACGAGCCAAATTTAGCACCCTGGTTCTGGTCGGGCACGCAGGCCGACTATTTCAAGCTTTACAAGTCGGCTGCCGTCGCAGTGAAGGGCATCGACCAGAGGCTGCAGGTGGGCGGCCCGGCGACCTCAGCGACATCCTGGATTCCTGAGTTCCTCGCCTTCTGCAAGGCGGAGAATGCGCCGGTCGATTTTGTCTCCACTCACGTCTATCCGGGCGACGCACAGAAAGAACTTTTCGGGTCAGACCTGAAACTGTCGGTTAACGACGTAGTGCCGGAGGCTGTGCGGCGCGCCCGAGCGAAGGTTCGAGCCAGCGCCTTTCCCAACTTGCCACTCTATATTGACGAATGGGCATCGGACTCCCCGGCGATGATCGCTCATGTGCTGGCGAACGTTCTGGGCGAGGCAGACATGATGTCGCACTGGACGCTCAGCGGCACGTACGAGGAACTCGGACCGACCGATTATCTTCTGCAGGATGGTGCGATGGGGTTCGGGATGATGAACCGCGGTATCCCCCGACCCAATTACAACACCTACCGGCTATTGCATGCGCTCGGCGACCAGCGGCTCGTCGCGAACGGACCGACGCTCGCCTCACGGCGCCGAGACGGCCGCTTGGCGGCACTGGTGTGGAATCTCGCGGAAACATCACAACCTGCAGGTATTCCAGGCGCCAATCCCGCCCGTACGGTCGTCGGCTCTGCGAAACGCATGGTCGTCAGCCTACCCGATTTGAAGCCTGGACAGGCCATCAAGGTGCGATATGTCGATCAGGAACGCGGTTCCTTTGTGTCGGCATGGCACGCCATGGGGTCTCCCAAGTTACCCACGCTTGCACAGATTGCGACCCTGCGCCGGGCGAGCGAAATCGCTCCCGCCCAGACAGTACGCCTCGGGCCGAAGCGCGAGTTGCAGTTCGATCTCCCAGCAGAAGGGGTTGCCCTGATCGAGAGCTGA
- a CDS encoding Arm DNA-binding domain-containing protein codes for MNYRFEGKAKTMAMGVFPLITLAVAREKREATRKLLAAGSDPTATRKEAEAREPFEATTGFRTVAEEWLAKRERETVEKRLWQGVSLRNRHRAGRA; via the coding sequence ATGAATTACCGTTTCGAGGGCAAGGCCAAGACAATGGCGATGGGAGTGTTCCCATTGATCACCCTAGCGGTAGCGCGAGAGAAACGAGAAGCAACCCGCAAGCTGCTGGCGGCCGGCTCGGACCCGACAGCAACGCGCAAGGAGGCTGAGGCGCGCGAACCGTTTGAAGCAACCACCGGTTTTCGTACGGTGGCCGAAGAGTGGCTGGCAAAACGAGAGCGCGAGACGGTTGAGAAGCGTCTGTGGCAGGGTGTTTCGCTACGCAATCGCCACCGGGCGGGTAGAGCATGA
- the istA gene encoding IS21 family transposase: MNMDDETISAVGLRRDAMLEPDEVTAMLRLRKLGWGSKRLAREFGCSRTTVKRYLGAGRWQPYQRRVLRGMLAGHETWLRERFFRHRGNADVVRQDLARELGVVASLRTVERAVAGFRQQLAAEARATTRFETPPGHQLQIDFGEKRVCIGGDRVRIYVFVATLGYSRRPFTMAFRHERQSAWFDGMEAAFRHFGGVTEEVLLDNAAALVTRHDAATREVVFNDRLHAFSRYWGFRPRACAPYRARTKGKDERGVGYVKNNALAGHGFASMEALEQHLAWWMREIADLRCHGSTGEPPLQRFVRDEASKLRPLNGRPPFRQIRELVRKVHGDCAVEIDTNAYSVPWRLVGETVQVTVSAGRVSVFHAGRLVAEHAEAAGRHRRLTDPAHFVGVAGANGPVRRAETFEEPRLHLPELLRPLAEYEQLAGGRW; this comes from the coding sequence ATGAATATGGATGATGAGACGATCTCCGCAGTTGGCTTGCGGAGGGACGCGATGCTTGAGCCTGATGAGGTGACGGCGATGCTGAGGTTGAGGAAGCTGGGCTGGGGCAGCAAGCGCCTGGCGCGAGAGTTTGGCTGTTCGCGCACGACCGTAAAGCGATATCTTGGGGCAGGCCGGTGGCAACCCTATCAGCGGCGGGTACTTCGCGGGATGTTGGCCGGTCATGAGACATGGCTTCGTGAGCGATTTTTCCGGCACCGGGGCAATGCCGATGTCGTTCGGCAGGATTTGGCCCGTGAACTCGGTGTCGTAGCGAGTTTGCGGACGGTTGAGCGAGCAGTGGCTGGCTTTCGGCAACAGCTGGCGGCAGAAGCGCGCGCGACGACACGGTTCGAGACGCCGCCAGGTCACCAGCTTCAGATCGATTTTGGCGAGAAGCGCGTCTGCATCGGTGGTGATAGGGTCCGAATATATGTTTTTGTCGCGACCCTGGGCTATTCCCGCCGCCCCTTCACGATGGCATTCCGCCATGAGCGGCAGTCGGCCTGGTTCGATGGCATGGAGGCAGCCTTTCGCCATTTTGGCGGCGTAACCGAAGAGGTGCTGCTGGATAATGCGGCGGCGCTGGTCACGCGCCATGACGCGGCGACGCGGGAAGTTGTGTTCAACGATCGGCTACATGCTTTCTCACGTTACTGGGGCTTTCGGCCGCGGGCATGCGCGCCCTATCGTGCTCGCACCAAAGGCAAGGACGAGCGCGGCGTCGGCTACGTAAAAAACAATGCACTAGCGGGTCATGGCTTTGCCAGCATGGAGGCACTGGAGCAGCATCTGGCCTGGTGGATGCGCGAGATCGCGGATTTACGCTGCCATGGTTCGACCGGGGAACCCCCGCTGCAGCGCTTTGTCCGTGACGAGGCGAGCAAGCTCAGGCCCTTGAATGGCCGGCCGCCGTTCCGGCAGATCCGCGAGCTGGTGCGCAAGGTGCACGGCGACTGTGCCGTCGAGATCGATACGAACGCCTACTCGGTTCCCTGGCGCCTGGTGGGCGAAACCGTGCAGGTAACAGTCAGTGCTGGACGTGTGTCGGTCTTCCATGCGGGGCGGTTGGTTGCCGAGCATGCCGAGGCTGCGGGTCGCCATCGCCGGCTGACAGACCCTGCGCACTTTGTCGGCGTTGCGGGCGCCAACGGTCCTGTGCGGCGTGCCGAAACCTTCGAGGAGCCACGGCTGCATCTGCCCGAGTTGCTGCGCCCCCTGGCTGAATATGAGCAGCTGGCAGGAGGGCGTTGGTGA
- a CDS encoding alpha/beta fold hydrolase, translating to MAPFQAAPPALFARPDGVRLAYRHRAGAGPTIVFLPGYMSDMEGGKAVAIDAWAAKTGRAMLRLDYAGNGASEGRFEDGTLASWRDDALLLIDALTQGPLLLVGSSMGGWLALLIARARPDRVAGVVGIAAAPDFTEWGFSDADKALLATEGRLLEPTPYGDDPLVTTLAFWQSGQSLRLLGGEIAIDCPVRLLQGQEDRDVPWQTALRLAQRLRSYDVQTLLIKDGDHRLSRDGDIALLIGTLGSLLDTL from the coding sequence ATGGCCCCTTTCCAAGCCGCGCCGCCCGCGCTGTTCGCCCGTCCCGATGGCGTCCGGCTCGCCTATCGCCACCGCGCGGGCGCGGGGCCGACGATCGTCTTTCTGCCCGGATATATGTCCGACATGGAAGGTGGGAAGGCGGTGGCTATCGATGCCTGGGCGGCGAAGACCGGCCGGGCCATGCTGCGCCTCGACTATGCAGGCAACGGCGCCAGCGAGGGCCGGTTCGAAGATGGCACGCTCGCCAGTTGGCGCGACGACGCGCTGCTGCTGATAGATGCGCTGACGCAAGGGCCCTTGCTGCTTGTCGGATCGTCCATGGGCGGCTGGCTTGCCTTGCTGATTGCGCGCGCCAGGCCCGATCGCGTGGCGGGGGTCGTCGGCATCGCCGCTGCGCCGGATTTCACGGAATGGGGCTTCAGCGACGCGGACAAGGCGCTGCTTGCGACGGAGGGACGGCTCCTGGAGCCCACGCCCTATGGCGACGATCCTTTGGTGACGACGCTCGCCTTCTGGCAGTCCGGCCAATCGCTGCGCCTGCTCGGCGGCGAGATTGCGATCGACTGCCCCGTGCGCCTGCTTCAGGGGCAGGAGGATCGCGACGTCCCCTGGCAGACCGCGCTGCGGCTGGCCCAGCGGCTGCGTTCATATGATGTGCAGACACTGCTGATTAAGGACGGCGACCACCGCCTGTCTCGCGACGGGGATATTGCGCTGCTGATCGGCACGCTCGGCAGCCTTTTGGACACGCTCTGA
- the istB gene encoding IS21-like element helper ATPase IstB produces the protein MAIDHETLLGWLSRLKLTAIRDQLDTLLDEAARQDLTMRETLAFLCEREIARKDERRVEMAMKIAHFPHARELDGFDFDAQPSVDPLQIRELATARWVAHGEAVLLLGPPGVGKSHLAIALGREVIRQNHTVLFTTAQALVAALVKAHGEGRLEERLAFLAKPKLLIVDELGYLPFDPNAAHLFFQLVSRRYERGAMLITSNRSVGEWGTVFGDPVVATAILDRLLHHSHVITIRGDSYRLREKRRSGLLQKATPSLEPAGNEPS, from the coding sequence ATGGCTATCGACCATGAAACGCTGCTGGGCTGGCTGAGCCGGCTGAAGCTCACCGCTATCCGCGACCAACTCGATACGTTGCTCGATGAGGCCGCGCGGCAGGATCTGACCATGCGCGAGACATTGGCGTTCCTGTGTGAGCGCGAAATCGCGCGCAAGGACGAGCGCCGGGTAGAGATGGCGATGAAGATCGCTCACTTCCCGCATGCCCGCGAACTTGACGGGTTCGACTTTGACGCCCAGCCCAGCGTCGATCCCCTTCAGATACGGGAGCTCGCCACGGCCCGCTGGGTCGCCCATGGAGAAGCAGTGCTGCTGCTGGGTCCACCGGGCGTGGGCAAATCACACCTGGCGATCGCGTTGGGCCGGGAGGTGATCCGCCAGAACCATACCGTGCTGTTCACCACCGCGCAGGCGCTGGTTGCCGCCTTGGTAAAAGCCCATGGCGAAGGGCGACTTGAAGAGCGCCTCGCCTTCCTTGCCAAACCTAAGCTGCTCATCGTGGACGAACTGGGCTACCTCCCGTTCGACCCAAACGCCGCGCATCTGTTCTTCCAGCTAGTGTCACGCCGTTATGAGCGAGGAGCGATGCTCATCACTTCCAACCGCAGCGTGGGAGAATGGGGAACCGTCTTTGGCGATCCGGTGGTGGCCACCGCAATCCTGGATCGTCTTCTTCACCACAGCCACGTCATCACGATACGCGGCGACAGCTACCGATTGCGCGAAAAGCGACGGAGTGGCCTTTTGCAAAAGGCCACTCCGTCGCTTGAACCAGCAGGCAACGAACCATCATGA